Proteins encoded together in one Shewanella oneidensis MR-1 window:
- a CDS encoding TonB-dependent receptor plug domain-containing protein — protein MRANSTLTKAVRFALIGGATTAALSTMSVFAAEDDNAKVERIEVTGSRIQRTDMESALPVTVLSAEDIAKTGLSDVSAVLAQMPFNTAGSFISDAGSSASNHASSGMRGLGSNRTLTLINGRRIAPSATFGGDATNLNLIPMDAIERIEILRDGASAIYGSDAIGGVINIILKKTFDGLAFDAKFGNPTQGGRDEKSASVTFGNTSDKSSSLVIIEHKQFDPLEGGQRPHLTANWDEKYGRSALYAPEGTYRPVASRPIKGADGTFSDPVYTGLQVPGKDCPADRIVTSKAGSACGFNHFDGTDYLPDQTKDSVFSNMTYRITDELEWFGQAIVMRDKSITSSTALWTPNLYIAADNPLNPTFGTANASEVQAYHRLKGVADRTTEFDSNVVDVVTGLNLELDAGSLSWYVQYSDQIVNIETDSYVFEDKLQEAVDKGLYNPFVEGGNATQATLDTFLHTATRKATSNTTGTGLSWAALAPISLPGGDLGYAVGMEYQKIEYKDTRDAQQAAGNVLGTYGGDSAGDRSYKAAFVELELPVLDHLNVKLASRYDQYSLPDVGQLSNSVNVRYEALDNLVLRASYGQGFRAPSLDDLLGEPATSYDYVTDTTLCQSLPADQQKGNPACEDTQYLRKSSGNKELEPEKSAQYSFGAVWNITENIDFVVDYYNIEITDQVSYIDAQTIVDLEAIGGLGAYDPNYIYVKRKADGTIDEIGAGNINMDGVQTSGLDVSFTSNFDLADLGTFKFAVEGTYALEYTEQASPIAKRYDVLGTKGYPPLRFNTTFSYAIDDFSTSLIAKYIDSYDGETPQQQEVGTNKQDFSSFTTWDLTFNYDFNSYGNVTVGARNLFDAMPAVNYSLGYPGYDTDTHNILGRVVFAGYKVKF, from the coding sequence ATGCGCGCTAATTCAACATTAACCAAAGCGGTTCGCTTTGCTTTAATTGGTGGTGCCACTACAGCGGCTCTATCTACAATGTCAGTTTTTGCAGCTGAAGATGATAACGCTAAGGTTGAACGTATTGAAGTGACTGGTTCTCGTATTCAGAGAACAGATATGGAATCAGCACTACCAGTGACAGTGTTGTCAGCGGAAGATATTGCTAAGACGGGTTTAAGCGATGTATCAGCAGTTTTAGCGCAGATGCCATTTAACACGGCGGGTAGTTTCATTAGTGATGCTGGTAGCTCTGCGAGTAACCATGCAAGTTCAGGTATGCGTGGTTTAGGTTCAAACCGCACCTTAACGCTGATCAACGGACGTCGAATTGCACCATCAGCAACTTTTGGTGGCGATGCAACCAACCTCAATTTAATCCCAATGGATGCTATTGAGCGTATCGAAATATTACGCGATGGTGCATCAGCAATTTACGGTTCAGATGCTATCGGCGGTGTAATTAACATTATTCTCAAGAAAACCTTCGATGGTTTAGCATTCGACGCAAAATTTGGTAATCCAACTCAAGGCGGTAGAGATGAAAAATCAGCTTCTGTCACTTTCGGTAATACCAGCGATAAAAGCAGCAGCTTAGTAATCATCGAACACAAGCAATTTGATCCACTCGAAGGCGGTCAACGTCCTCATTTAACGGCTAACTGGGACGAAAAATACGGTCGCAGTGCTTTATATGCACCTGAAGGAACATATCGTCCAGTAGCTTCTCGCCCAATAAAAGGCGCAGATGGTACATTTAGCGATCCTGTATACACTGGTTTACAAGTGCCAGGTAAAGACTGTCCTGCGGATCGCATAGTCACCAGCAAAGCAGGTTCAGCTTGTGGCTTTAATCACTTTGACGGAACAGACTATTTACCCGATCAGACAAAAGATTCTGTCTTCTCAAATATGACTTATCGTATTACTGATGAATTAGAGTGGTTTGGTCAAGCAATTGTTATGCGTGACAAATCAATCACGTCTTCTACCGCATTATGGACACCTAACCTGTATATCGCCGCAGATAACCCATTAAACCCAACGTTTGGCACAGCTAACGCGTCAGAAGTGCAAGCTTACCATCGATTGAAAGGTGTAGCAGATCGTACAACTGAATTCGACTCAAATGTAGTTGACGTAGTAACTGGTCTAAACCTTGAGTTAGATGCAGGCTCTCTGAGCTGGTATGTACAATACTCAGATCAAATCGTGAACATTGAAACTGACTCTTATGTATTCGAAGATAAGCTGCAAGAAGCGGTTGATAAAGGTTTGTATAACCCATTCGTTGAAGGTGGTAATGCGACTCAAGCCACTCTAGACACGTTCTTACACACAGCAACTCGTAAAGCAACCTCAAATACAACTGGTACTGGCTTGTCATGGGCCGCGCTTGCACCAATTTCCTTACCTGGTGGTGACTTAGGTTATGCTGTTGGTATGGAATACCAAAAAATTGAATACAAAGATACCCGTGACGCGCAACAAGCAGCAGGTAACGTATTAGGTACTTACGGTGGCGATTCTGCAGGTGATAGAAGCTACAAAGCGGCATTCGTTGAGTTAGAACTACCAGTATTAGATCACCTGAATGTGAAGCTAGCAAGCCGTTACGACCAGTATAGCTTGCCAGATGTAGGCCAGCTTTCTAACTCCGTTAACGTTCGCTACGAAGCCTTAGATAACTTAGTGTTACGCGCATCTTATGGCCAAGGTTTTAGAGCACCTTCACTGGATGATTTGTTAGGTGAACCAGCAACCAGCTATGACTACGTCACCGACACAACTCTCTGCCAAAGTCTGCCAGCAGATCAGCAAAAAGGTAACCCTGCTTGCGAAGATACCCAATATCTGCGTAAGAGTTCAGGTAATAAAGAGCTAGAACCAGAGAAATCTGCTCAATACTCTTTCGGCGCAGTGTGGAATATTACTGAGAATATCGATTTCGTTGTTGATTACTACAACATTGAAATTACCGACCAAGTAAGCTACATCGATGCACAAACTATCGTTGACCTAGAAGCTATTGGTGGTTTGGGTGCTTATGACCCTAACTACATCTATGTTAAACGTAAAGCTGATGGCACTATCGATGAGATCGGTGCTGGCAACATCAACATGGATGGCGTACAAACTTCAGGTCTTGACGTATCATTTACGTCAAACTTTGATTTAGCTGACTTGGGTACATTTAAATTTGCAGTTGAAGGCACTTATGCTCTGGAATACACCGAGCAAGCAAGCCCAATTGCTAAACGTTATGATGTGTTAGGTACTAAAGGTTATCCACCACTACGTTTTAACACTACATTTAGCTATGCTATTGATGACTTCTCTACATCTTTGATTGCTAAATACATTGATTCCTATGATGGTGAAACACCGCAGCAACAAGAAGTCGGTACTAATAAGCAGGACTTTTCGTCGTTCACAACTTGGGATCTGACATTTAACTACGACTTCAACAGCTACGGCAACGTAACTGTGGGTGCTCGTAACCTGTTTGATGCTATGCCAGCTGTTAACTACAGCTTAGGTTACCCAGGATACGATACCGATACCCACAATATCTTGGGTCGCGTAGTATTCGCAGGATACAAAGTGAAATTCTAA
- a CDS encoding RDD family protein, with amino-acid sequence MKQQQTDLGKDPKTMVTPKAFTIAESVLYTPLATPLKRALAMLVDGLFIALFAEQMDWLFVLLVVGIIYIEKRSRQFGRLLKWGLYAAMLVLMLFTSATSLWDFHIAEKSSRVASSSHEINEVIPAIPALVSLGLCEDANCARQQILSLTRSMDKVDPTDMSPLERRDMVLATLGSANVSEVDKAQLRSETLNGPLWPAVDVSMVKTPPTLTQKENISSQAPQSASLALLKPNSEQQIDKQGEEQIDEQAMLSQSQPTQISRALNDNPDEDESRSIVAWIKGFTSDMGLGFGWAAFYFTVFTAKFDGQTLGKKLLGIRVILLDGAKISLWAAFGRYGGYAAGFTTGLLGFMQIFWDANRQGIQDKISSTVVIDLAQMHKKQQLEQQQAQAESAFAAVSTLDNATSAHLTTSTRLEHL; translated from the coding sequence ATGAAGCAACAACAAACGGACTTGGGTAAAGATCCAAAAACAATGGTCACCCCTAAGGCATTCACTATTGCTGAATCGGTACTTTATACCCCCCTTGCGACTCCCCTAAAGCGGGCGTTGGCGATGTTAGTCGATGGGTTATTTATCGCACTCTTCGCCGAGCAAATGGATTGGTTGTTTGTGCTGTTGGTGGTGGGGATTATTTATATCGAAAAACGCAGCCGCCAGTTTGGTCGTTTACTTAAATGGGGGCTTTATGCCGCTATGCTAGTGCTAATGTTATTTACCTCTGCAACTAGCTTATGGGATTTCCATATAGCAGAAAAATCCTCCCGAGTTGCATCCAGCTCCCATGAAATTAACGAAGTGATACCGGCTATCCCCGCACTTGTTTCTTTGGGATTGTGCGAAGACGCCAACTGTGCCCGCCAACAAATTCTCTCCTTAACGCGCAGCATGGATAAGGTTGATCCCACTGATATGTCGCCGCTCGAACGTCGCGATATGGTTTTAGCAACGCTTGGTAGCGCAAATGTATCAGAGGTTGATAAGGCGCAGTTACGCAGCGAGACACTTAACGGACCACTTTGGCCTGCGGTTGATGTGTCAATGGTCAAGACGCCGCCCACACTTACTCAAAAAGAGAATATTTCATCGCAGGCGCCGCAGTCTGCCAGTTTGGCATTGCTAAAACCTAACTCTGAACAACAAATTGATAAACAAGGAGAGGAGCAAATAGACGAGCAAGCAATGCTAAGCCAGAGTCAACCGACTCAAATATCCCGAGCATTGAATGACAATCCCGATGAGGATGAAAGTCGCAGTATAGTTGCTTGGATTAAAGGCTTTACGAGCGATATGGGGTTAGGATTTGGTTGGGCAGCATTCTACTTTACGGTGTTTACTGCCAAATTTGATGGTCAGACCTTAGGCAAAAAACTCTTAGGCATTCGCGTTATTCTACTCGATGGCGCTAAAATCAGCCTTTGGGCAGCCTTTGGCCGTTATGGCGGCTATGCAGCGGGCTTTACGACTGGCTTACTTGGCTTTATGCAGATATTTTGGGATGCCAATCGGCAGGGGATCCAAGATAAAATATCTTCCACAGTCGTGATAGACTTAGCGCAAATGCATAAAAAGCAACAATTAGAGCAGCAACAAGCGCAGGCAGAATCAGCATTTGCCGCGGTGTCGACACTGGATAATGCGACGTCTGCTCACCTTACAACAAGTACCCGTTTGGAGCACCTATGA
- a CDS encoding methyltransferase: MSFYQNPKELSAFDAKFEAQKIAFGPVSFQVAHCLLKFEVLATIDKAGDQGATLAQLAQTNMLNEYALGVLLDMGLSMGLVWLNEDAYVLDKTGYFLLHDDMAAINLNFVQDVCYQGLFKLDKALLDGRPAGLSVFGDWQTIYPALKDLPQDAKESWFAFDHYYSDHAFPQILPLVFDHSPKHLVDIGGNTGKWALSCCEFDPEVEVTLMDFPGQLAVAKENAAKRGFTDRVRTFATDLLDESRPFIEGADTYWMSQFLDCFSKAQILSILQRTAKAMTANSQLFIVETFWDRQPSAASAYCVNATSLYFTAMANGNSRMYHSKDLMALLHQAGLYVDEDTDNLGLGHTLLRCKRKP, from the coding sequence ATGTCCTTCTACCAAAATCCGAAAGAGTTAAGCGCCTTTGACGCTAAATTTGAGGCACAGAAAATTGCCTTTGGACCCGTGAGTTTTCAAGTCGCTCATTGTCTACTCAAATTTGAAGTATTAGCCACCATTGATAAAGCTGGTGACCAAGGGGCGACCTTAGCGCAATTAGCCCAAACGAACATGTTGAATGAATACGCCCTTGGTGTATTGCTGGATATGGGACTTAGCATGGGGCTGGTCTGGCTCAACGAAGATGCCTACGTCCTCGACAAAACAGGTTATTTTTTACTGCACGATGATATGGCGGCAATCAACCTCAATTTTGTACAAGACGTGTGTTATCAAGGACTATTTAAACTCGATAAGGCGTTGCTCGATGGTCGACCTGCGGGGTTAAGCGTATTTGGTGACTGGCAAACCATCTATCCTGCACTCAAAGATCTGCCCCAAGATGCGAAAGAGAGTTGGTTTGCATTCGACCATTATTATTCTGATCATGCTTTCCCACAGATCTTGCCCTTAGTCTTTGACCATAGCCCCAAGCACTTAGTCGATATTGGTGGTAACACTGGTAAGTGGGCCCTGAGTTGCTGCGAATTTGATCCAGAGGTTGAAGTCACACTGATGGATTTCCCAGGGCAATTAGCCGTTGCGAAAGAAAATGCTGCAAAGCGGGGCTTTACCGATAGAGTCCGCACCTTTGCTACCGATCTACTTGATGAGTCGCGCCCCTTTATCGAAGGCGCAGATACCTATTGGATGAGCCAGTTTCTTGACTGCTTCTCTAAGGCGCAAATTTTAAGCATTTTGCAACGTACAGCGAAAGCCATGACAGCAAATAGCCAATTATTCATTGTTGAAACCTTCTGGGATAGACAACCTTCAGCCGCCTCTGCTTATTGCGTTAACGCCACGAGCTTATACTTTACCGCTATGGCCAATGGCAATAGCCGAATGTATCACTCTAAGGACTTAATGGCCTTGCTGCATCAAGCGGGTTTATACGTCGATGAGGACACAGACAACCTTGGGCTCGGGCATACGTTACTGCGTTGTAAACGCAAACCATGA
- the focA gene encoding formate transporter FocA — translation MKDSHSNASQASANGHESVPVSSHFSCYYQAEIYGKSKVVKAPWQSFGLAVFAGAFIALAFVFYLTVTTGAGDSAWGLVRLVGGIAFSLGLILVVICGGELFTSSVLSSVAWAQKQVTTSELLKCWTRVYLGNFVGAMLMVGLIMAAGLYELDGGNWGLNALKVAQHKLHHTWIQAFSLGILCNMLVCLGIWMTFASRESLTKAILLILPVAMFVSSGFEHSIANLFMVPFGITIQAVASPEFFASLGVTQEQFADLTVANFIFKNLIPVTLGNIVGGGVIVGLGYWWIEQGQIALPDPQKSHQPHFFASPLHTEKVKKSQESK, via the coding sequence ATGAAAGACTCACACTCTAACGCCTCACAGGCGTCGGCGAATGGCCATGAGTCAGTGCCGGTTTCTTCACACTTTAGCTGTTATTATCAAGCTGAAATTTATGGCAAAAGCAAAGTGGTTAAAGCGCCTTGGCAATCCTTTGGTTTAGCGGTGTTTGCGGGCGCCTTTATTGCCTTAGCGTTTGTGTTTTACCTGACGGTAACGACGGGCGCAGGTGATAGTGCATGGGGCTTAGTACGTCTTGTGGGCGGGATAGCCTTTAGCTTAGGGTTAATTTTGGTGGTGATTTGCGGCGGTGAGCTGTTTACCAGTTCAGTCTTAAGCAGCGTAGCTTGGGCGCAAAAACAAGTGACCACCAGTGAGTTGCTCAAATGCTGGACGCGAGTTTATCTGGGTAACTTTGTTGGCGCCATGTTGATGGTCGGCTTAATTATGGCTGCGGGGTTATACGAACTCGATGGTGGTAATTGGGGCTTAAATGCATTGAAAGTGGCTCAGCATAAACTGCATCATACTTGGATACAGGCATTTAGCTTAGGTATTTTATGCAACATGCTGGTCTGCCTTGGTATTTGGATGACCTTTGCCAGTCGCGAATCGCTAACCAAAGCGATTTTATTGATCCTTCCTGTGGCCATGTTTGTCAGTAGCGGCTTTGAGCACAGTATTGCAAACCTGTTTATGGTGCCATTTGGGATAACAATTCAAGCTGTGGCAAGTCCTGAGTTTTTTGCCTCCTTGGGTGTTACCCAAGAACAATTTGCCGATTTAACCGTGGCAAACTTCATCTTCAAAAATTTAATTCCGGTGACCTTAGGCAACATCGTCGGCGGTGGGGTGATAGTCGGCCTCGGTTATTGGTGGATTGAGCAGGGTCAAATTGCTTTACCCGATCCGCAAAAATCCCATCAACCCCATTTTTTCGCGTCACCACTGCATACTGAAAAGGTGAAAAAAAGCCAAGAGAGCAAATAG
- the cysK gene encoding cysteine synthase A — protein MSKIFEDNSYTIGNTPLVRLNRVSQGKVLAKVESRNPSFSVKCRIGANMIWDAEKKGLLTKDHELIEPTSGNTGIALAYVAAARGYKLTLTMPNTMSLERRKLLKALGANLVLTEGAKGMKGAIDKAEEIRQSAPEKYILLQQFNNPANPEIHEKTTGPEIWNDTDGAVDVFVAGVGTGGTITGVSRYLKKVAGKAITSVAVEPADSPVITQTLAGLPVQPGPHKIQGIGAGFIPGNLDIELIDRVETVTNDEAIEMARRLMQEEGILVGISSGAAVVAANRIAALPEFADKTIVVVLPSAAERYLSSVLFQGQFGDEENIQ, from the coding sequence ATGAGCAAAATTTTCGAAGACAATTCATATACTATTGGCAACACCCCGTTAGTGCGTTTAAACCGAGTAAGCCAAGGTAAAGTGCTGGCGAAAGTCGAATCACGCAATCCCAGTTTCAGTGTCAAATGCCGTATCGGTGCCAATATGATTTGGGATGCCGAGAAAAAAGGACTGCTCACCAAAGATCATGAGCTGATTGAGCCAACATCCGGTAACACGGGTATCGCTTTAGCCTATGTAGCAGCAGCTCGTGGTTACAAGCTGACCCTGACCATGCCAAATACTATGAGCTTAGAGCGTCGTAAGTTGCTTAAAGCTTTAGGTGCAAATCTGGTGCTGACCGAAGGCGCCAAAGGCATGAAAGGCGCGATTGATAAAGCGGAAGAGATCCGTCAATCGGCGCCTGAAAAATATATTTTGTTGCAGCAGTTTAATAACCCTGCCAACCCCGAGATCCACGAAAAAACCACAGGTCCAGAAATTTGGAATGACACTGATGGCGCTGTCGATGTGTTTGTTGCTGGTGTGGGTACTGGCGGTACTATCACGGGTGTCAGCCGTTACTTGAAAAAAGTGGCAGGCAAAGCGATTACCTCGGTGGCGGTAGAACCTGCCGACTCACCAGTTATCACTCAAACCTTAGCGGGATTACCTGTACAACCTGGCCCACATAAAATTCAAGGGATTGGCGCAGGTTTTATCCCAGGTAACCTTGATATCGAGCTTATCGATCGCGTTGAGACAGTCACCAACGATGAAGCAATTGAAATGGCGCGCCGCTTGATGCAGGAGGAAGGTATTTTAGTGGGTATTTCTTCAGGAGCTGCCGTGGTTGCCGCTAACCGTATCGCTGCTCTGCCTGAGTTTGCGGATAAAACCATTGTGGTAGTACTGCCTTCAGCTGCAGAGCGTTACTTATCTTCAGTATTGTTCCAAGGCCAATTTGGCGACGAAGAAAATATCCAGTAA
- a CDS encoding TDT family transporter, with the protein MTSKRKRWTAQAAKLPSPMGGLALAIASLGWTWESVMPSLNGWGQLTGAMIASALLLMLTGKFLLHPTVLKNELSHPVIGSVIPTFAMALMVVSNLLGHYFPHAGLALWLGAIAIHVVFLGAFIYYRAIDFKLEHMVPSWFVPPIGIIVAAVSFPSNGEPWLVNTILAFGMLAYLIMLPLMLYRLIFCQAIPDAAKPTIAILAAPASLSLAGYLTVCEQPSIAVVAILVSIAILMTSVIYLAFFHLLKLPFSPGYAAFTFPMVIGATALFKTAHWLEQFSQMAELTEWVRLLADFELGVATIVVAYVALRYLTHYVPNPVENIGSTTSVQLK; encoded by the coding sequence ATGACTTCAAAACGTAAACGTTGGACCGCACAGGCCGCAAAATTACCTAGCCCCATGGGAGGGCTTGCCCTTGCTATCGCAAGCTTAGGTTGGACCTGGGAAAGTGTGATGCCTTCATTGAACGGCTGGGGTCAATTAACCGGTGCAATGATTGCCTCAGCCCTGCTACTGATGCTTACAGGTAAGTTTTTACTGCATCCCACAGTGCTCAAAAATGAACTTAGCCATCCCGTCATCGGCAGCGTCATACCGACCTTTGCCATGGCATTAATGGTGGTATCTAACCTACTTGGTCACTATTTCCCCCATGCAGGATTAGCTCTTTGGTTAGGTGCAATTGCAATTCATGTTGTATTTTTAGGCGCTTTTATCTACTACCGTGCTATCGACTTTAAACTCGAACATATGGTGCCTAGCTGGTTCGTACCACCGATTGGCATCATAGTGGCAGCCGTTTCTTTCCCTAGTAATGGTGAGCCTTGGTTAGTTAACACGATTTTAGCCTTCGGTATGCTCGCCTATTTAATCATGCTGCCACTGATGCTCTATCGTTTAATCTTCTGCCAAGCTATTCCGGATGCAGCTAAACCTACCATTGCAATCCTTGCTGCCCCAGCAAGTTTATCCCTTGCAGGTTATCTCACCGTGTGTGAGCAACCATCCATAGCCGTAGTGGCGATATTAGTGAGCATCGCGATTCTGATGACTAGCGTCATCTACCTCGCCTTTTTCCATCTACTAAAATTACCCTTTAGCCCTGGTTATGCGGCTTTTACCTTCCCAATGGTGATCGGTGCAACAGCGCTCTTTAAAACCGCCCACTGGCTTGAGCAATTTAGTCAAATGGCTGAACTAACTGAATGGGTAAGATTATTAGCTGATTTTGAACTCGGCGTAGCCACTATCGTAGTTGCCTATGTAGCACTTCGTTATCTAACACACTATGTACCAAACCCAGTTGAAAATATTGGAAGCACTACCAGTGTTCAACTTAAATAA
- a CDS encoding IS5-like element ISSod6 family transposase, producing MPRLMLTDARWEKLFHLMKSTGRVYDKPEHRQTFEGILYRLRTGIPWRDLPKEFGHWSTVFRRFHLWSKKGVLAHLFKALANLADIEWVFIDGSIVRAHQHSAGAATLSNESIGKSRGGNSTKIHLAVDSGGLPIYFELSEGQKHDITHAPSLIEHLKQVDTVIADKGYDSDAFRELIANKGGKSVIPRRRYKNTPQERVDWCLYRYRHLVENAFGRIKHYRAISTRYDKLARNYASMVSLAFMLMWLPMHC from the coding sequence ATGCCAAGACTTATGCTAACCGATGCACGCTGGGAAAAGCTATTTCATTTAATGAAAAGCACAGGCCGTGTTTATGACAAACCTGAACATAGACAAACATTCGAAGGTATTCTTTACCGCCTTAGAACAGGTATCCCTTGGCGAGATTTACCTAAAGAGTTCGGTCATTGGAGCACGGTCTTTAGACGGTTTCATTTATGGTCTAAGAAAGGCGTTCTAGCACATTTATTCAAGGCCTTAGCCAACCTTGCTGATATAGAATGGGTCTTTATTGATGGCTCGATAGTGCGAGCTCACCAGCACAGTGCAGGTGCAGCGACGCTAAGTAATGAGAGTATTGGTAAAAGTCGAGGCGGTAATTCAACCAAAATTCACTTAGCCGTCGACAGCGGAGGATTACCGATTTATTTCGAATTATCAGAAGGCCAAAAACACGATATTACACACGCCCCCAGCTTAATTGAGCACCTGAAGCAGGTTGATACCGTCATTGCAGATAAAGGTTATGACAGCGATGCTTTTCGTGAACTTATCGCCAATAAAGGCGGGAAATCTGTTATTCCAAGGCGCCGCTATAAGAATACACCTCAAGAAAGAGTCGATTGGTGCTTATATCGGTATCGACATTTAGTGGAGAATGCTTTTGGAAGAATAAAACACTATCGAGCAATATCAACAAGATATGACAAGCTAGCAAGAAATTACGCCAGTATGGTGTCACTGGCGTTTATGTTAATGTGGCTGCCGATGCATTGCTGA